In Cololabis saira isolate AMF1-May2022 chromosome 14, fColSai1.1, whole genome shotgun sequence, a single genomic region encodes these proteins:
- the LOC133459504 gene encoding titin homolog isoform X9 yields MASVWKRLQRVNKKASKFQFVASYQELVLECTKKWQPDKLRVVWTRRNRRMCSKLHSWQPGIKNPYRGMVVWPVPENIDISVTLFKDPNADEFEDKEWTFVIEGESKGHRKVLASADINLRRFASPTPTQTDLTLTLKPLSVKVVEATLKLSLSCVFVREGKATDEDMQSLASLMSVKPADIGNLDDFNESDEEEDKRSVTPTVPHTLVRPNRPAPPPPDKRNSTGDHFSASAVLSRPPLPMAPRPSPRRSRHPLAGGPVHPDLPPSPGPSPQPSPRSKHRQAASAVVPASSAVPELPPSPPGPKVPAGETPAVSSDVRAHPASPECSEPLLLSSASASSLASKQSSPVASLPLNSSSCSSEAPAKSDSVCAVSSDLPRPSSLPSPETATAPPPMALQLSPFFVSTSLTHKSLSAGSQPPLSKYSSTPNPVLSCDPSAGHPPLSWTIAQPPSLPRIFQSGSAKAAVSPPWRPPVVHAAEDAAAASAAASGHGHTFQPQVVKSIARPTSPSPFAADAPPVPSAPPLPTSLTSSSESGSQWVQFAVERASAGGDFPPVPLLTRPDLDALCDPETPAGSAALPRPTSSHSSSIPALPFFSSHLTVTPPAPPAQISSGPALSLTQVDKDKSKGKDSPLSEQAAANSRRSEQAVRPAFDAKLVLADNKARAGKSSPAQSRSELIIAPPPPWPFSCPENSAPEVSSTSVVAAFITPKLPRVEGKADLIKPVDEKYMSPFVIETVPLAKPEPDFDDVIIESLNHGQESGGLFLADDDSKRDTIKRCPAGLEQKTNEKQLEGAAVVAERERPSASGTPKKQEQEQKQMQTHEEERKRLLEEEKRRLLQEEEEFRREREKRRCEEERLLREKRKKQSEEEDRRKREEEERRLLELEAEKERAKREEEKRLERERFMKKMKEEEEKRLEERRVLEEQRKREEDEKKRLLEEEEERKKMEERHLEEAREKEEQKRVEERKIQEEEKKRRDEEKRREEERKRQADEERERKEEEERKRVKEAEERRKREEEDERKEAERLADEERKKKEKEEKSGRAEQEGGAGRLKEVNRSDEDKQKMRAASSSAAPAPHSPLLAGAGVTPQPAHVPGPSPRRPADRPAVPKPNSTADECLKQAFITQEISLSNIVTPDEKISTPYSPTGSHSDPTVELSALNQAMTLEVLPLVPAPERPSDAEIPLWKMLEGKSGTDTVEQTSKEGTNALCMGSHVEDAAETETAMKEQHQPTTATDSEAPHITPSAAQPGSPHVQEEPAALEEPVVQPATALDLPAKAEEQAAPVPEERPPSTPETQHQADVVVDGQEGVVSSEELVCEAEQQLWAAVEETAAETGGEPGMESSESSEQKEEKQKEEEEEVVIGGAQKHAHVDADVCVAGQQEASFSLVSAVVGVLFRGYETVTSILHTSGSNDADILQPSVDQPCILTIDDDKEPCLDEVQAERPSPTEPDDGPLSSTAVDVLPPTAFSDTARSQLISDDKVPKSDLSQKADKTCGLGLVGSLRLAASEQEKEREQEKEGLGEENMEEPKEERNEKDSKETQKMEGEIMERDEAEKERLEMEEVEKEEKERLDMEEVEKEEKERLESEEVEKEEKERLETEKEEKERPEMEEVEKTERLERENEEEKEKLESEKEEKEKLEVEEVEKEEKERVEIEEVEKKERLESEEIEKEEKERVEMVEVENEEKERLEREKEEEKERLESEEVEKEEKERLETEKEEKERPEMEEVEKTERLERENEEEKEKLESEKEEKEKLEVEEVEKEERLEREKEEEKERVESEEVEKEEKERLETEKEEKERPEMEEVEKTERLERENEEEKEKLESEKEEKERLEVEEVEKEEKERLETEKEEEKEKLEREKEEKERLETEEVEKEEKERLEREEEEKERLEREVVEKEEKERLDMEEVEKEEKEKQEKEEVEKEEKERVETENEEEKERLEREEVEKEEKERLETEKEEKERPEMEEVEKTERLERENEEEKEKLEREKEEEKERLEREKEEKEKLEVEEVEKEEKERVEIEEVEKKERLETEKEEEKERLEREKEEKEKLESEKEEKERLEVEEVEKEEKERLETEKEEEKERLETEKEEKERPEMEEVEKTERLERENEEEREKLEREKEEKERLEREKVEKEEKERVENEEVEKEEKEKVETEKEEEKERLESEEVEKEEKERLETEKEEKERPEMEEVEKTERLERENEEEKEKLESEKEEKERLEVEEVEKEEKERVEMVEVEKEERLETEKEEEKERLEREKEEKERLETEEVEKEEKERVEMVEVEKEERLETEKEEEKERLETEEVENEEKERLEREKEEEKERLESEKEEKERLEVEEVEKEEKERVEMVEVEKEERLETEKEEEKERLEMEEVEKEENERLEREKEEEKEKLEREKEEKERLETEEVEKKERLETEKEEEKERLETEKEEEKERLEMLEVENEEKERLETEEVEKEEKERVEIEEVEKKERLVAEKEEEKERLEREKEEEKERVESEEVEKEVKERLEVEEVEKEEKERVEREEVENEEKERLETEKEEKERPEMEEVEKTERLERENEEEKEKLESEKEEKERLEVEEVEKEEKERLETEKEEEKEKLEREKEEKERLEMEEVEKEEKERLEMEEVEKEEKERLETEKEEEKEKLEREKEEKERLEREVVEIEEKERLEREKEEKERLESEELEKKERLEREEIEKEERERLEREELEKKERLEREEIEKEEREKLEREKEEKERLEMEEVEKEERERLEREKEEIERLEMEELEKKERLEREVVEKEERERVESEELEKKEIERLEREELEKKERLEREEVEKEERERLEREKEEKERLEREEVEKEERERVESEELEKKEIERLEREELEKKERLEREEVEKEERERLEREKEEKERLEREEVEKKEKERLEREKVEKEERERLEREELEVKERLEREEVEKKEKERLEREQLEKKEKERLEREVVEKKEKERLEREKLEKKENERLEREELEKKEKERLEREVVEKEEREGLERIQEEGRMESPWCEPESWPLLREAELGDEGRHGNEDSLSSDPRPAQPVPPETGASLVPTSPAGAVAAALVTSVDHPTQIPARGRSSLRSRSSPRSGAVPAWLRGAEEEEEEVEVEYERGQEDLGSIWLAELYMGGDSGPGQPGSAGAQKSSSPVRGEQVFSQSSDTSQADKPEPPRPTPADGSQPDPAVASPKEEAFCTTVQAAQKQPVKEQVEDVCTKPAQSPEVAAEEEADFVQSSVVPWPLPPTANTASLRPEHNKTRTETDEAETATRSHTSLDISSETDPSDRDAPQASGVHHSLSKDQQLLEEERSLLAKICQMTGTTPPLSGPRGMKRLIPAPGDIHYDATGSKSHFLTELTGPGRASPAPSHDALQEVSLHEAEEPLGEEDAAKPQATGSPDGGVKTHSSQPSSAGHHCEISTSRLPTLPEEETPEVKAPGAAEGVKEGRDDTAEDLVNSSQSLLQWCQSVTSGYRGVKVTNFNTSWRNGMAFCAILHHFHPDRIEFDQLDPHGIKMNNKKAFDGFAALGISRLLEPSDMVFLSVPDKLIVMTYLNQIRTHFTNQELSVLQIEHNSSQSSYGLAPSGPAPTDMAAAAFCMARLNEGVSLEEGGSSTLVVPPPRSKRGVKDTRCRHG; encoded by the exons ATGGCTTCGGTGTGGAAGAGACTGCAGCGAGTTAATAAAAAGGCTTCAAAGTTTCAGTTTGTGGCTTCCTATCAGGAACTTGTGTTGGAGTGTACCAAGAAATG GCAACCGGACAAGCTGAGGGTGGTGtggaccaggaggaacaggcGCATGTGTTCCAAG CTGCACAGCTGGCAGCCCGGGATCAAGAACCCCTACCGGGGCATGGTGGTGTGGCCCGTCCCCGAGAACATCGACATCTCCGTCACCCTCTTTAAG GACCCCAATGCCGATGAGTTTGAAGACAAAGAATGGACATTTGTCATCGAGGGT GAGAGCAAGGGTCACCGCAAAGTGCTGGCGTCGGCGGACATCAATCTGCGGCGCTTCGCCAGCCCCACGCCCACCCAGACGGACCTGACGCTGACGCTGAAGCCGCTCTCggtgaaggtggtggaggccacGCTCAAGCTGTCGCTCTCCTGCGTCTTCGTACGGGAGGGGAAGGCCAC TGATGAAGACATGCAGAGTCTTGCCAGCCTCATGAGCGTCAAACCGGCCGATATCGGCAACCTGGACGACTTTAACGAGAGcgatgaggaggaggacaagCGGTCCGTGACCCCTACAG tTCCACACACTCTCGTCCGTCCCAACCGCCCCGCTCCGCCTCCACCTGACAAGAGAAACTCCACTGGAGACCATTTTTCAGCTTCAG CAGTCCTCTCTCGCCCTCCGCTACCCATGGCTCCCCGGCCCTCGCCCCGCCGCTCCAGACACCCCCTGGCCGGGGGCCCGGTGCACCCGGACCTCCCGCCCTCCCCCGGGCCCTCCCCACAGCCCTCCCCCAGGTCTAAGCACAGACAAGCAGCCAGCGCTGTAGTTCCAGCGTCTTCTGCTGTGCCTGAGCTTCCCCCCAGTCCTCCAGGCCCCAAGGTCCCAGCGGGGGAGACCCCTGCAGTCTCCTCAGATGTACGGGCTCATCCTGCATCGCCTGAATGCTCTGAGCCCCTGctcctctcctccgcctctGCTTCCTCTCTAGCATCCAAACAGTCTTCACCCGTGGCCTCGCTTCCTCTTAACTCTTCATCCTGTAGCTCTGAAGCTCCTGCAAAGTCAGATTCAGTTTGTGCTGTGTCCTCAGACCTCCCCAGACCTTCCTCATTACCATCACCTGAAACTGCAACAGCCCCACCCCCCATGGCTCTGCAGTTGTCCCCTTTCTTTGTATCCACCTCTCTGACCCATAAGTCCCTCTCTGCTGGCTCCCAGCCTCCTCTTTCCAAGTATTCCTCCACCCCCAACCCTGTCCTGTCCTGTGATCCGTCCGCTGGTCACCCTCCTCTCTCCTGGACCATCGCTCAGCCTCCGTCCCTGCCCAGAATCTTCCAGTCCGGCTCAGCTAAAG CTGCTGTTTCCCCCCCGTGGCGCCCCCCGGTGGTTCACGCAGCAGAGGACgctgctgcagcctctgctGCAGCCTCTG GCCATGGTCACACTTTCCAGCCTCAGGTTGTAAAATCAATTGCCCGCCCCACCTCTCCTTCCCCTTTTGCTGCTGACGCCCCTCCTGTTCCATCAGCCCCGCCTCTCCCCACATCTCTCACTTCTAGCTCAGAGTCAG GATCTCAGTGGGTACAGTTTGCAGTTGAGCGTGCTTCAGCTGGGGGGGATTTCCCCCCGGTTCCTCTGTTGACACGTCCAGATCTGGATGCCCTCTGTGATCCCGAGACTCCCGCTGGCTCTGCCGCCCTTCCACGTCCCACATCCTCTCACTCTTCCTCCATCCCtgcccttcctttcttctcctcCCACCTCACTGTCACTCCTCCTGCTCCACCTGCTCAGATCAGCTCAG GCCCGGCGTTGTCTCTCACACAAGTGGATAAAGACAAAAGCAAAGGCAAGGATTCTCCTCTGAGTGAGCAGGCAGCTGCAAACAGCAGGAGATCTGAGCAGGCCGTCAGGCCGGCCTTCGACGCCAAGCTGGTCCTCGCAGACAATAAAGCCAGAGCAGGAAAGAGCAG TCCCGCCCAGTCCCGCTCAGAGCTGAttatagccccgccccctccctggCCCTTCTCCTGCCCTGAGAACAGCGCCCCCGAGGTGTCCTCCACCAGCGTCGTGGCGGCGTTTATCACGCCTAAGCTGCCCCGTGTTGAGGGGAAGGCGGATTTGATAAAGCCAGTTGATGAGAAATATATGAGCCCCTTTGTGATTGAAACGGTTCCTCTGGCCAAACCCGAGCCCGACTTTGACGACGTCATTATTGAGTCACTTAACCACGGGCAGGAATCAGGGGGCTTGTTTCTGGCAGACGATGACTCTAAGCGTGATACGATCAAAAGGTGTCCTGCAGG TCTGGAACAGAAAACCAATGAAAAGCAGTTAGAGGGGGCAGCGGTGGTGGCAGAGCGGGAGAGGCCGAGCGCCTCTGGAACGCCAAAGAAACAAGAGCAAGAGCAAAAACAGATGCAAACGcatgaggaggagaggaagagactgctggaggaagagaagaggagactcttacaggaagaggaagagttCAGGAGGGAAAGGGAGAAGAGGAGATGCGAGGAAGAGAGACTCCTGAGGGAGAAGAGGAAGAAACAGAgcgaggaggaggacaggaggaaACGAGAAGAAGAAGAGCGGAGGCTGCTGGAGTTAGAGGCAGAAAAGGAAAGAGCCAAGCGGGAAGAGGAGAAAAGACTAGAAAGAGAGAGATTCATGAAGAAgatgaaagaggaggaggagaaaagatTGGAAGAGAGGAGGGTATTGGAGGAGCAAAGAAAGAGGGAGGAGGATGAGAAAAAGAGactcctggaggaggaggaagagaggaagaagaTGGAGGAACGGCATCTGGAGGAGGCAAGAGAGAAGGAAGAACAGAAGAGGGTGGAGGAGAGAAAAAtacaggaggaggagaaaaagagaagagacgAAGAGAAGAGGcgagaagaagagagaaaaaggcaGGCAGatgaggagagggagaggaaggaggaggaggagagaaaaagggTAAAAGAGGCAGAAGagagaagaaagagagaagaggaggatgagaggaAAGAAGCAGAGAGGCTGGCAGACgaggagaggaaaaagaaagagaaggaggagaagagcGGGCGAGCGGAGCAGGAAGGAGGAGCAGGCCGCCTGAAGGAGGTGAACAGGTCGGACGAGGACAAGCAGAAGATGAGAGCAGCATCTTCCTCTGCAGCTCCTGCTCCACACTCCCCTCTGCTGGCCGGAGCCGGCGTTACACCCCAGCCCGCTCACGTCCCCGGCCCGTCGCCACGGAGACCGGCGGACAGGCCGGCTGTCCCTAAACCAAACTCCACCGCCGACGAGTG TCTGAAGCAAGCCTTTATTACCCAGGAAATTTCACTGTCAAACATTGTTACCCCTGATGAGAAAATATCTACCCCATACAGTCCAACTGGCTCCCATTCAGACCCCACTGTTGAGTTATCGGCTTTGAATCAAGCAATGACATTAGAGGTCTTGCCGCTGGTACCAGCTCCAGAGAGGCCGTCTGACGCAGAGATTCCTCTGTGGAAAATGCTAGAAGGGAAAAGCGGGACAGATACAGTCGAGCAAACCTCCAAGGAGGGTACAAACGCTCTGTGCATGGG cTCCCACGTGGAAGATGCTGCGGAGACGGAAACAGCTATGAAGGAACAGCACCAACCGACGACAGCAACAGATTCAGAAGCCCCTCACATAACCCCGTCGGCCGCCCAGCCCGGCTCCCCGCACGTTCAGGAGGAGCCAGCAGCGCTGGAGGAACCCGTCGTGCAACCAGCAACTGCTCTGGACCTTCCTGCTAAAGCTGAGGAGCAGGCAGCTCCGGTACCAGAGGAACGGCCGCCCTCAACgccagaaacacaacaccaggCTGACGTGGTGGTGGACGGGCAGGAGGGGGTCGTGAGCAGCGAGGAGCTGGTGTGCGAGGCAGAGCAGCAGCTGTGGGCAGCCGTGGAGGAGACCGCCGCGGAAACGGGAGGAGAGCCAGGGATGGAAAGTAGTGAGAGCTCTGAGCAGAAGGAGGAGAagcagaaggaggaggaggaagaggttgTAATAGGGGG TGCCCAGAAACACGCACACGTAGACGCAGACGTGTGTGTTGCAGGGCAACAGGAGGCGTCTTTTTCCCTGGTGTCAGCAGTAGTGGGGGTGTTGTTCAGGGG GTATGAGACCGTGACCTCCATACTGCACACAAGTGGATCAAACGATGCAGATATTCTGCAACCCTCTGTAGACCAGCCGTGCATACTCACGATTGATGATGACAAGGAGCCGTGTTTAGATGAAGTACAGGCCGAGAGGCCGAGTCCCACCGAGCCGGACGACGGGCCGCTGAGTTCCACTGCTGTGGACGTTTTGCCACCCACAGCTTTCTCTGACACTGCAAGAAGTCAGTTGATTTCTGATGATAAGGTACCAAAGAGTGATTTATCTCAGAAAGCAGACAAAACATGTGGGCTGGGTCTGGTGGGAAGTCTGAGACTGGCTGCCAGTGAGCAGGAAAAAGAGAGGGAGCAGGAGAAAGAAGGTCTGGGGGAAGAAAATATGGAAGAaccaaaagaggaaagaaatgagaaagacaGCAAAGAGACACAAAAGATGGAGGGGGAAATAATGGAGAGAGATGAGGCAGAAAAAGAAAGACTGGAGATGGAAGAGGTagaaaaggaagagaaagaaagactggaTATGGAAGAggtagaaaaagaagagaaagaaagactggaGAGTGAAGAGGTtgaaaaggaagagaaagaaagactggagacagaaaaagaagagaaagaaagaccagaGATGGAAGAGGtagaaaagacagaaagactggagagagagaatgaggaagagaaagaaaaactggagagtgaaaaagaagagaaagaaaaactggaggtggaagaggtagaaaaggaagagaaggaaagaGTGGAGATAGAAGaggtagaaaagaaagaaagactggaGAGTGAAGAGATtgaaaaggaagagaaagaaagagtggAGATGGTAGAGGTAGAaaatgaagagaaagaaagactggagagagaaaaggaggaagagaaagaaagactggaGAGTGAAGAGGTtgaaaaggaagagaaagaaagactggagacagaaaaagaagagaaagaaagaccagaGATGGAAGAGGtagaaaagacagaaagactggagagagagaatgaggaagagaaagaaaaactggagagtgaaaaagaagagaaagaaaaactggaggtggaagaggttgaaaaggaagaaagactggagagagaaaaggaggaagagaaagaaagagtggAGAGTGAAGAggtagaaaaagaagagaaagaaagactggagacagaaaaagaagagaaagaaagaccagaGATGGAAGAGGtagaaaagacagaaagactggagagagaaaatgaggaagagaaagaaaaactggagagtgaaaaagaagagaaagaaagactggaggtggaagaggtagaaaaggaagagaaggaaagactggagacagaaaaggaggaagagaaagaaaaactggagagagaaaaggaagagaaagaaagactggaGACAGAAGAGGTtgaaaaggaagagaaagaaagactggagagagaagaggaagagaaagaaagactggaGAGAGAAGTGGTagaaaaggaagagaaagaaagactggaTATGGAAGAggtagaaaaagaagagaaagaaaaacaggagaaagaagaggttgaaaaagaagagaaagaaagagtggAGACAGAAAatgaggaagagaaagaaagactggagagagaagaggtagaaaaggaagagaaagaaagactggagacagaaaaagaagagaaagaaagaccagaGATGGAAGAGGtagaaaagacagaaagactggagagagaaaatgaggaagagaaagaaaaactggagagagaaaaggaggaagagaaagaaagactggagagagaaaaagaagagaaagaaaaactggaggtggaagaggtagaaaaggaagagaaggaaagaGTGGAGATAGAAGaggtagaaaagaaagaaagactggagacagaaaaggaggaagagaaagaaagactggagagagaaaaagaagagaaagaaaaactggagagtgaaaaagaagagaaagaaagactggaggtggaagaggtagaaaaggaagagaaggaaagactggaaacagaaaaggaggaagagaaagaaagactggagacagaaaaagaagagaaagaaagaccagaGATGGAAGAGGtagaaaagacagaaagactggagagagaaaatgaggaagagagagaaaaactggagagagaaaaggaagagaaagaaagactggagagagaaaaggttgaaaaggaagagaaagaaagagtggAGAATGAAGAGGTAgaaaaggaagagaaggaaaaagtggagacagaaaaggaggaagagaaagaaagactggaGAGTGAAGAGGTtgaaaaggaagagaaagaaagactggagacagaaaaagaagagaaagaaagaccagaGATGGAAGAGGtagaaaagacagaaagactggagagagagaatgaggaagagaaagaaaaactggagagtgaaaaagaagagaaagaaagactggaggtggaagaggttgaaaaggaagagaaagaaagagtggAGATGGTAGAGgtagaaaaggaagaaagactggagacagaaaaggaggaagagaaagaaagactggagagagaaaaggaagagaaagaaagactggaGACGGAAGAGGTtgaaaaggaagagaaagaaagagtggAGATGGTAGAGgtagaaaaggaagaaagactGGAGACggaaaaggaggaagagaaagaaagactggaGACGGAAGAGGTAGAaaatgaagagaaagaaagactggagagagaaaaggaggaagagaaagaaagactggagagtgaaaaagaagagaaagaaagactggaggtggaagaggttgaaaaggaagagaaagaaagagtggAGATGGTAGAGgtagaaaaggaagaaagactggagacagaaaaggaggaagagaaagaaagactggaGATGGAAGAGGTAGAAAAGGAAGAGAACGAAAGACTggagagagaaaaggaggaagagaaagaaaaactggagagagaaaaggaagagaaagaaagactggaGACGGAAGaggtagaaaagaaagaaagactggagacagaaaaggaggaagagaaagaaagactggagacagaaaaggaggaagagaaagaaagactggaGATGCTAGAGGTAGAaaatgaagagaaagaaagactggaGACGGAAGAGGTAgaaaaggaagagaaggaaagaGTGGAGATAGAAGaggtagaaaagaaagaaagactggtggcagaaaaggaggaagagaaagaaagactggagagagaaaaggaggaagagaaagaaagagtggAGAGTGAAGAGGTTGAAAAGGAAGTAAAAGAAAGACTGGAGGTGGAAGAggtagaaaaagaagagaaagaaagagtggagagagaagaggttgaaaatgaagagaaagaaagactggagacagaaaaagaagagaaagaaagaccagaGATGGAAGAGGtagaaaagacagaaagactggagagagagaatgaggaagagaaagaaaaactggagagtgaaaaagaagagaaagaaagactggaggtggaagaggtagaaaaggaagagaaggaaagactggagacagaaaaggaggaagagaaagaaaaactggagagagaaaaggaagagaaagaaagactggaGATGGAAGAGGTagaaaaggaagagaaagaaagactggaGATGGAAGAGGTAgaaaaggaagagaaggaaagactggagacagaaaaggaggaagagaaagaaaaactggagagagaaaaggaagagaaagaaagactggaGAGAGAAGTGGTAGAAattgaagagaaagaaagactggaaagagaaaaggaagagaaagaaaggctGGAGAGTGAAGAgctagaaaagaaagaaagactggagagagaagagattgaaaaggaagagagagaaagactggagagagaagagctagaaaagaaagaaagactggagagagaagagattgaaaaggaagagagagaaaaactgGAGCgagaaaaggaagagaaagaaagactggaGATGGAAGAGGTTGaaaaggaagagagagaaagactgGAGAGAGAAAAGGAAGAGATAGAAAGACTGGAGATGGAAGAgctagaaaagaaagaaagactggaGAGAGAAGTGGTAGaaaaggaagagagagaaagagtggAGAGTGAAGAGCTAGAAAAGAAAGAGATAGAAAGACTGGAGAGAGAAGAgctagaaaagaaagaaagactggagagagaagaggtagaaaaggaagagagagagagactggagagagaaaaggaagagaaagaaagactggagagagaagaggtagaaaaggaagagagagaaagagtggAGAGTGAAGAGCTAGAAAAGAAAGAGATAGAAAGACTGGAGAGAGAAGAgctagaaaagaaagaaagactggagagagaagaggttgaaaaggaagagagagagagactagagagagaaaaggaagagaaagaaagactggagagagaagaggtagaaaagaaagagaaagaaagactggaACGAGAAAAGGTAGaaaaggaagagagagaaagattgGAGAGAGAAGAGCTTGAAGTGAAAGAAAGACTGGAGAGAGAAGAggtagaaaagaaagagaaagaaagactggaGAGAGAACAGcttgaaaagaaagagaaagaaagactggaGAGAGAAGTggtagaaaagaaagagaaagaaagactggaGAGAGAAAAGCTTGAAAAGAAAGAGAATGAAAGACTGGAACGAGAAGAgctagaaaagaaagagaaagaaagactggaGAGAGAAGTGGTAGAaaaggaagagagagaaggaTTGGAGAGAATACAGGAGGAGGGCAGGATGGAGAGTCCATGGTGTGAACCTGAAAGCTGGCCTCTCCTGAGGGAGGCAGAGTTAGGTGATGAGGGTCGCCATGGCAACGAGGACTCCCTCAGCTCTGATCCCAGACCAGCACAGCCCGTCCCCCCTGAAACTGGAGCCAGCTTGGTCCCGACCAGCCCGGCTGGTGCTGTCGCTGCCGCCCTAGTTACATCTGTGGACCATCCCACCCAGATTCCCGCCAGAGGCAGGTCCAgtctcaggtccaggtccagtccCAGGTCCGGGGCCGTCCCGGCGTGGCTCAGgggggcggaggaggaggaggaggaggtggaggtagAGTATGAGAGGGGACAGGAAGACCTGGGCTCCATCTGGCTGGCTGAGCTGTACATGGGGGGAGACTCGGG CCCGGGCCAGCCGGGTTCTGCCGGAGCCCAGAAGTCCTCTTCACCCGTCCGCGGTGAGCAGGTGTTTTCTCAGAGCTCTGACACCAGTCAGGCAGATAAACCCGAGCCCCCTCGGCCCACTCCGGCTGACGGTTCCCAACCTGACCCTGCTGTAGCGTCTCCCAAGGAGGAAGCATTCTGTACCACCGTGCAGGCGGCCCAGAAACAGCCGGTAAAAGAGCAAGTAGAAGACGTCTGCACCAAACCTGCTCAAAGTCCAGAGGTGGCAGCCGAAGAGGAGGCCGACTTCGTTCAGTCTTCGGTGGTGCCGTGGCCTCTCCCTCCGACCGCCAACACAGCCAGCTTACGCCCAGAACACAATAAGACACGCACAGAGACCGACGAGGCAGAAACAGCCACTCGCTCACACACCAGCCTTGACATCAGCTCAGAGACAGACCCCTCCGACCGTGACGCCCCACAAGCCAGCGGCGTGCACCACAGTCTCTCCAAAGACCAGCAGCTCCTGGAGGAAGAAAGGTCACTGTTGGCTAAAATCTGCCAGATGACAGGTACCACCCCCCCCCTC